A stretch of the Coleofasciculus sp. FACHB-1120 genome encodes the following:
- a CDS encoding WecB/TagA/CpsF family glycosyltransferase — translation MLLEKPEHFPVLGVPVHLLDDYSKWLISRLHEKVGGHVVTLNAEMAIQAEDNPKLAGIIQQAELVIPDGAGVVLYLRLKGRRLRRCPGIELAESLLQEAGQMGKLCPIFFYGGAPGVAQAAAAAWEERLPGIAIAGSQHGYLLPEAEPEFKTTLQTLQPRLIFVGLGVPRQELWIAENRHLCPESIWIGVGGSFDIWAGIKSRAPAWLRDNHLEWLYRLYQEPWRWRRMMALPQFALRAVVKSYEF, via the coding sequence ATGCTATTGGAGAAACCCGAACATTTCCCCGTCCTGGGAGTGCCCGTTCATCTGTTAGATGACTATTCTAAGTGGCTCATCTCGCGTCTACATGAGAAAGTAGGCGGTCATGTCGTCACGCTAAATGCCGAAATGGCGATTCAGGCAGAAGACAACCCCAAGCTGGCTGGGATCATCCAGCAGGCTGAACTGGTAATTCCGGATGGAGCTGGGGTTGTCCTTTATTTGCGGCTAAAGGGTAGACGCTTGAGACGCTGTCCGGGAATTGAGTTGGCAGAGTCACTCTTACAGGAAGCTGGGCAAATGGGGAAGCTTTGCCCAATTTTTTTCTATGGTGGGGCACCAGGAGTCGCGCAAGCAGCAGCAGCGGCTTGGGAGGAACGATTGCCGGGAATTGCGATCGCTGGGAGTCAACACGGCTACCTCTTACCCGAAGCAGAACCAGAATTTAAGACAACGCTGCAAACCCTCCAACCCCGTCTGATATTTGTGGGTTTAGGCGTTCCCCGTCAGGAACTATGGATTGCCGAAAACCGGCACCTGTGTCCCGAATCGATTTGGATTGGTGTCGGCGGTAGCTTCGATATTTGGGCTGGAATTAAATCTAGGGCACCTGCTTGGTTGCGGGATAATCACCTGGAATGGCTTTATCGTCTGTATCAAGAACCGTGGCGCTGGCGAAGAATGATGGCTTTGCCACAATTTGCCTTGCGAGCTGTGGTAAAAAGTTATGAGTTTTGA
- the ftsE gene encoding cell division ATP-binding protein FtsE, producing MTTASAHPGIGKNHRSDARDANYSASSPVMVKLREVTKIYSNGSRGLLDVNLEVKRGDFLFVTGPSGSGKSTLLKLLYGEERPTDGEVMVDNCNVAQLRGHRLSLLRRRIGVVFQDYKLIPRRTVTENIAFVLWAQGFTRKEIERRLPPTLKLVGLQHKADCFPEELSGGEQQRVSLARAIVGTPPLLLADEPTGNLDADNSASVLRILQKLNAFGATVMVTTHDERLLRMANRPVVQICEGQLKIRN from the coding sequence ATGACCACAGCTTCTGCTCATCCCGGCATTGGCAAAAATCACCGGAGTGACGCACGGGACGCCAATTACTCAGCCTCCTCGCCGGTCATGGTGAAATTGCGGGAAGTGACAAAAATTTATTCCAATGGCAGCCGTGGGTTATTGGATGTGAATTTGGAAGTCAAGCGAGGGGACTTCTTGTTTGTCACCGGGCCTTCTGGTTCTGGTAAATCAACACTCTTAAAGCTGTTGTATGGGGAAGAACGCCCCACGGATGGCGAGGTAATGGTCGATAACTGCAACGTCGCGCAGTTGCGGGGTCATCGCCTGTCTCTGCTGCGGCGGCGCATCGGCGTCGTTTTTCAAGACTACAAACTCATCCCCCGCCGGACAGTCACGGAAAATATTGCTTTTGTGCTGTGGGCGCAAGGCTTCACACGCAAGGAAATTGAGCGCCGCCTCCCTCCAACTCTGAAATTAGTCGGGTTGCAGCATAAAGCGGACTGTTTTCCTGAAGAACTCTCTGGTGGAGAGCAACAGCGCGTCAGTCTTGCCCGTGCCATTGTCGGAACGCCACCGCTGCTACTGGCAGATGAACCTACCGGAAACCTCGATGCGGATAATTCGGCATCGGTGCTGAGAATTCTCCAGAAACTCAACGCTTTCGGTGCCACAGTGATGGTGACAACGCACGACGAACGCTTATTGCGGATGGCGAATAGACCTGTGGTGCAAATCTGTGAGGGGCAATTAAAAATCAGAAATTAA